The Gossypium arboreum isolate Shixiya-1 chromosome 2, ASM2569848v2, whole genome shotgun sequence region gatctagcataagatagtcccacaaagcgattgttggctagagtcaggttctgctaaatcgtaagtctaaattcttggagTTGGTAGTCGTaagcgtcctcttccactataactggcttattctgttTGAGAATGATCACCTAAAAGTCGAGGATTGAACCTAAGGCGgatcgagacaaccggaggctggaatctctctATAAGAATTTTTTCCTCAACTCTATTTATctctattattttaatttttgaaatttcaatcaaaaattttaattctgtttttattttatcaaaacttttaattctatttttcttttttcttttctaggTACGCAGTTTTTCTTGGGCATGATTCCGTCTAGGATTTCGAGGAATAAGCAATTGTGCAAATTTggtccctgaggatttgaccctacttcccttgTACTAttagttttgttattttcattattttataaggataggatatttttggtgctctcaacgattgCATCAGGGGTGACTTAAGCGATCGGATTAGTGAGTTGTTTGGGTTTCAAAAAGTTCAGAATCTTGGCTCTTATTTGAGGGTGCCTCTTTTCCACAAAAAGGTCACAAATAACACTTTGAGCTTTGTGGTGGAAAAGGCGAGGCACAAGTTACAAAGTTGGAAAGCAAGACAATTGTCCATAGCTAGTAGAGTTACTTTAGCTCAATCTGTCCTTCTTTCAATTCCCAATTATTTTATCCAGCCTATGGTGATACCTAAGGGAGTTTGTGCAGAGATTGAACAAATGGTCAGGCAATTCTAGAAGACATATGAAGATGACATTAGTTGGGTGGGACTCCACCTGTCAACCTTGGTCTCGTTGTGGCCTTGGAATTCGGCATTTGAGAGACCAAAACAACTTGTTTCTTATGAAAATTAGGTTTAATTTGGCATCTCGTGGGCTGCCTTATTTTCCATTTCCATGTTTAATTCTGTCACTTTGAGCATGAGTAGCTAAACCTCAAAAgaggttggttgatggagatgtggGTAAACTAAAATCTTTGgacaaaggactaaatcgtaataaaTTGGAAAAATCGAATAGAATTAAGAACCTTTGGAAGTGACGCCCCTAAGGGAACATCTAGGCTAGTGAGACTGGAAGGTAATCTTGTCACGCACCCATTCATTAGTTCCGGATTAACCGATGAGATCGAAAGATAAATTGAACCGAATTCGTCTAAGTCGGTAAAATTGAGATTGGAAGATAAAATTGAGCCACTTAGGAATTGATGCGATTTAAGTCCCTTTCTTTGAGGTTCAGTGAACAACATAGAAGTTAATCAACCCCTATTAGTTCTTTGTTGGATAGTCCCTTAGTTTtacattatttacaatttagcccttagaGTAGCATATTTAACTTTCTTGCTACCTTACTATGTCATAAAATGTTGTACTATAAAATTGTATTAGTAACCACTTAGACTCTATCGTGTATGCTAGTTATCGCTCAATCACCTCTCCCTTTGGGTTCGACCCTTTGCAATACTTCGTGTTCCATTGAAACTATAAATATCACAGGTGGTACTATATGCTTATAGTAAAATCGAgctttaaaaatagttttataaattcattttttttaatgCGTATGTGTGCAACCAGCCAGTAATGTTGTTTGTGAGTGGGTTAAAAGGGTATTTGTAGCAATGCCATAGATCTAGATCTGGATAATACTTTGATTGTTATCATTCTTAAGATAGTTAATCCGGAAAGCTTGACACAGTTTCATCCTTCTAGTCTCTGCTCTGTCCTTTACAAATTGGTCATGAAAGTTATTGTCGACCGTTTCAATTTATTTTGTCCTAATTTCATTACGCAGGAGTAGGCAATGTTCATTGTTGAGCGTAATATTTCTGATAATATAATCATAGTGCAGGAAGTTATCCACTCAATGAAAGGCAAGTGTAAGGGTAGGAAATGGATGGCGATTAAAATTGACTTGGAGAAAACTTATGATAGAGTGGACTAGGAAGTTATTGATGCTTCCTTTTAGGCTGTTGGTATACCGAATTTTCTCTTGAGAGTAATTATGTCTGTAATCTATTTTTCCACTCTGTAAATTTTATGGAACGGAGTTCCCACTCAGAAATTTAAGCCAGTTAGAGGGATTAGATAGGGTTGTCATCTATCTCCATATCTTTTCGTGTTATGCATAAAATGGCTATGATATAGTATTTGTTCTGAAATAGATTCTGGCaaataggggtgagcaaaattcaattcgattcaaaaaaattaatttttttttaattttgagttaatcgaatcaAGTTATTCAAATTGTTCGAGTCAACTCGAACAAGTAATTCAAGTTTCCAGTTCAaatcgagttgaattttacaatttgaataacAGATTGGTATAAATACCCTTTTGGTCCCTGCGAAGtttaaaaatgagtaaattggtctctctcaacaataattacaaaataattcaaaataattttcaaaaattcaaaatactttttaaaattcaaaatagttataaaattccaaaatttttatttttaaaaattataaaatttcaaaaaaattaataaatatataaagttaaaaaaagtaaaaatcacTAGAATATGAATTATggggacctaaataagttaattaatgattcaagtttatcatactaaagtattttttattatttatctttgaagaaattttcaaatatatatggcttcaaatttatgtgctttaACTTGGAATTAGTTattgtaacaagattttaatttgacatgtttaattttttaatttaactcaaatttcatttcactcgattcgattcgaaagaATTTCAAACtgaattaggatgataaaatatgacttttcaactcgattaactcgaaattctttcactcgattaactcgaaattctttcactcgattaactcgaaattctTTCACTCGATTCTATCGAACGCTTACCCTTACTGGCAAGTGGTGTCTTATCCGGTTATCATGATCGAGACCTGTATTTTCTCATCTTTTCTTTGCAGATGATTTGGTAATTTTTTGCAAAACAGAATTGGAGTAAGCTCGATTACTTAAAAGTATTTTAGAACACTTATGTGGTTATTTTGGACATAGGATTAGTACACGGaaaaacaacattttcttttcttgtaacacccctcgcccgcatccgacgtcGGGACGGgattcgaggtgctacctgacttttactaacactttcatactaaacagggccatgaaatctcaaataattaaaaacttttcttttcacatgcaatctgtcccttatgcgagcttacgaggcccaatacatgcattcggggcGATTCaggacccaatcgagaactcatgaaaaacttagaaaaatctcttgcgttaaggcttcacacgcccatgtgctcaggccgtgtggccagaaataggctaattatcaagccttttgtcactctcacaccacatgcatagatacatacttatccaataacatacaacgtggcataaatgagctcttaaacatctacaaacatgttatgctcaagttattttcttatgcaataaatattatagaattttcccatatcattaccacatactagacataactatcattacatcacaaaccattcatgaagcattattaactatttaccaatcacttaatcctgcattagttactagctcatcaatgaatctcaattcaatctctaggcatacatgttgtaagccacatcacaagagataataacatacatgcataagaataatcatatgggcccataacgtcattagccgacataggccaatttacatgactaatactaccttaataacaagccaatgcctttggctaaatcataatattacatactcacattaaaaccctatacatgccatagactcgaatcacttgagtttacttacttcgataacgttaactcgatagggtgataatatctctgacggcctccaacccgagctaacctggaaactctagaaaacatgggaaagaagggggtaagctttcgcttagtaagttcatatgaaaacaataagcaactcattaacttgttttatcaatgtttacaacatattctcaagttcactacaagctgtcttcctgagcaacagtcactaaattatttatatctggagctacgaaactccaaattaagttctgttaattttacctgaaactagactcatttatctttctttcataaaatttccagaattttttacttagccaattagtacagtttattcctcaagtttgctcctgattcactgtctgacagtttcaacccttctgcactaaagttcaattatctcatagtacaggattcgaataatgttctcgtctatttctcttgaaactaaactcatatttctacttactaatttttttctagaatttttggtcaagccatttagtacattttattagttaaagtttccctgttttaGGGTATGACTACTCGACCCTGTGCACTACTTAATcgaatttctccatgtacagaattccaatgaccatgccgtttgtttcccttaaaaagagactcaataaggaatcaatgcaggtaaggtatgactcttaataatttttttacaatttacggtgaatttataaaatcagaataggggatctcaaattcattcagaccctgtttcacaagaatttaaatatcacacaatataaaattctttttcttcctctatttctttcatgtgaaaataggctcattaagatttaatcccatattttattctgcctctaactcattttcactatttttagtgtattttaaaagttacactactgcagtaactcaaatctgtcaatgctaagttactcattcatggtcattgttcataatattaatgcaacaccattttatccatcatggtaagaacacatattatgcatcatagatcatcacatatcaaggcattctcataggattagtatacatacttgcacaactcgtaacataacttgagtgcatactcaccaatgacttacctcattaggaccatcatcaactctttccttggattgcccgttgaacacttggaatactaattggatactcggaaaagcctttgcacataagtgcctcaattgtagctaaagctacctcatatctcatgacatttcaatgctcactctcaagctagtcatctagactcataattcctagtgacatgtcactcgtatcctattctattcctaaggttcaaacgagatttttcctcgtctattaaggctttgtcttatcatatttctattaataacatacacattaatatctgtacaattcatgtaatgataacatttaaatacgtgtatagcatggtattgtttacatacgaacttacctcgataccacaaaggtaaaaaggacatactcgtccataaatcgatttctttccgttctaggtccaagtctcaattttcgtcatctataacatcacatttagcctaccaatcagtcacaatattcatatgggtctaaaaatcatatttttacaaattttcattttgacccctaaacttttgcatatttgcacttttgccccaatgctcgtaaattaatttttatcacatttctttactcctcgagtctagatgaaccattttcatagctatagcaactcataatttcaactattttacacatttacaactcattttacaacttagcaatttagccctttttaaggtattttcatgcaatttctttcacaaaagttgtttattagacaactaggactcataatcttccataaaaacacagtaaacaacacatttactctcatggtaaaaccctagactcttcatcatttggcaaaataatcccctcttatgaaagcttatgctttaggggttcaaaaaatacaaaaatcatcaagcaaagacattaaaatcacttacaagcaagggaaatatgttgctgaaattttccagcttcaaaaccctttctttgctgcatatttcggtgaaggggaagagaaaaatgatagctttttttttttgttaataataaaactattttgtctaattttgacttttcaactattttgtctcccatggccggccatcacactttcaatggcctaatttcactttaaagacccccaatttaagatacaaggaaatttaacacctttaggtattaaaacacaacttttactttttacgcgatttagtcctttttcgaaattggactagaaatcgctaaaattaatataccaaaattaacatgcacttataaaatcatattataacacataaaataatactaaaataattttctctggcctcgaaatagtggtcccgaaaccactgttccgactaggcccaaaatcgggttgttacatttctaGTGGAGTTGGGGGTGACTTAAGCAATCAGATTAGTGAGTTGTTTAAGTTTCAAGAAGTTCAAAATCTTGGCTCTTATTTGGGGGTGCCTCTCTTCCACAAAAAAGTCACTAATAACACTTTGAGCTTTGTGGTGGAAAAGGTGAGGTGCAAGTTACAAAGTTGGGAAGCAAGACAATTGTCCATAGCTGGTAGAGTTACTTTGGCTCAATCTACCCTTCTTTCAATTCCCAATTATTTTATGCAGCCTATGATGATACCTAAGGGAGTCTGTCCAGAGATTGAACAAATGGTTAGGCAATTCTGGAGGACATATGAAGATGACATTAGTTGGGTGGGACTCCACCTGTCAACCTTAATCTCGTGGTGGCCTTGGAATTCGACATTTGAGAGACCAAAACACCTTGTTTCTTATGAAGATTGGGTTTAATTTGGTATCCAAGGACAGTGCTTTATGGGTACAAGTCCTTAGAGCAAAGTATGGTTTGAAAGAGCAATTACCAGATAGCTCGTAGTAAATGCTCACATATTTGGAagaccctttctaaagtatgacCCTTATTTTTTAGATAATTTAGCTTGGTCAGTAGGAAATGGTAATAGCATTCATTGTTGGAAGGATTCATGGATTCTCATAATAGATCCTTTGATAATGCAAATTCCTGCTCATGCTAATCTTAATTTGGATTGCCCTCTTAGTGAAATGGTTACATTGATAGAACTTGGAATCTTGACCTTTTTAGCATCTGGCCGTCAGAGGATGTGGTCAAGCAAATAGTAAGTATTCCACCTCCTCACCCTTCATTGGGATTGGATAGGGTTATTTGGACATGTGTGACGTCAGGGTCCTTTTCTATTCGAAGCGTCTTTTGGTCTTTAAAGGAAAATTCTTGGAATTCTAGAGATGACTATTGGAAGAACACATGGAAATACCGGAGGCCGCAAAAAGTCCAATTTTTCCTTTGGTTAGTATCTAAGCAAAGGCTACTTACTAATGCGAAGTGTACTCGGCAGGGAATTGGGCATAATAGCTCTTGCCCATTATGCGGACATGAAATAGAGGATACTATTCATTTGCTTCAAGACTGTTCGGCAACGAAGGAAGTGTAGATGCATATTGTCCCAATTGATCAACAACACAAGTTTTTTTTCTGGGACTTTACAAGATTGGTTAACTTCTAGCCTTTGTTGTCACACGAGGTTGCTTGGATGAGGGATAATTTGGTTTTGTCTGTTTGGGCTAATTGCTTGGCGCATCTGAAAGAATAGGAATTTGTTTATCCTCCAAGGTATTACTTGAAATGCTCTTGAGATTTTTAAAGTTTCCTATAGTTGGGCACAATAGTATGAGTTAAGTCATAATGAATACAAGCAAAATGAACATACTTTTTATACTTTAGCACCCTTGACAGGTAAGTGGGTACACTTATTCACTAATAGTGCAGTGGATAGAGGTTTTGGTAGTGCTTCTATTAGTGGAATGTTGCGTGATCAGAATGGGAATTGGATCTTAGGGTATAATCACTACCTAGGAAAATGCACAGTTTTTTAGGCTGAACTATGGGGTATTTTGGATGGTATACTTATTTTTCTTAGCAATTGTTTTAAAAAAGCTATGATTCAGACCGATAATCCTGAGGTGGTCAAAGCCTTACAAGATAATATGATGGTGGATTCAAGAATCACAGTACTCAAGAGGGTCTAACAAATTATGAGAACTGAAGGACAGTGGTGGATTAGGTATGTTCCTAGGGAGGTTAATCTAGTTGCCGACTATTTGGCTTAAGTAAGTTTAAGATGAAAGACACCCCTATCTATAACAAGATAAAGTTAGAGGTGCTTTcgaacaatttaatttaatttaacttcattgtttatttataaaaaaaaatagatattaAAATTAAGAAACATGGTAATAGTTATGTTATCAACCAAAGTCATTATATTAAGAAATTTTCAAACATGTCAATATACAACAAATTAATACTCCATGTATGACTCATACGTCAAATTGGTTTAAAGTCGTGACCTAGTAATTGCACTGGAAGCATACATTGATAACACTTTCAGTTTGCAAATTGTTTATGTACACAAGTAAACTTAGCAGAGTTCattgaaaatattttattttgaaagataCTTATTATAACGAGTTGTGAGAACGTAAAATTATtaacattataatatatatatatatatatatattaaaatgaaaattactaTTATCTTATAAAAACACTTGGTCGAAAAAATAATTATCTATATATAATCGAAGCTAATTCTTTCTTTTCAATGTTTCTATGAAACTTTTTACCCACATAAATTAAtgcattttaaaattgttttaaatattatattatagaaATTACATAATATCACTTAAAAATACGACatgttatattatattaatttttattttgaagtaTAATCTAAAGACACCTATTTGTTTGGTTGTATGAAGATTTTATTCTTTGGGGCAAAAACAACAAAAGAATAATATGATATGGTCGTTGTTTTAACAATCATTCTCATTTTCCAAATTTAACTATGTTGCTGTCCATATCGATAAATACTTTTAGAAAAACCctaaatttaacttattttgcACCATTCAATTATTAATTCACATTTAATCATAAAATATTTTAGATGGATCGGTTTCCACCACACAAATACCCTTTTAGTACAACAGTTGTTATTTAAATTCTTTGATGTATGGAAAATTGACATTAAAAAATATTTGGTATACttagttaaatttaaaattaaggtTGGGTTTATGAGAAATATATATACAGTATAATAAAATTTGATCATTCACTTTCCATAGATTTTGAAAGTTTGCCCTTAAAGTTTCATTGgattgtgtgtatatatatatatatatatatcaaagccTGTATTTAAGATAATTAAAGATCAAATTTGATTAGCTGACAATAGTAATTTAAAATTGTACTTTCAATGCACTAAAATATATAATATCctcaaatttattataatttagaggtaattttaaaattatatatattatatagaaGTTCATTTGCATGTATTATGCAAGGTTTAGGTCCAATTTGTCAAGCAACTAGAAATAAGCTCTTAAAGGATCAGTCTCCCCTTGGTTAGCCAATGATTATGAGAAAATCCTTCTTCAAGTCTTGGCAAAAAGTTTGAAATTGCTTGAGCATGAACAAAGATTTTTGTCATTATCAATAGATCTTATTCCAGTTTCATATCTATTTTATGCTCATTTTTTGGAAGCTGCACAttaatgaattgaaatgtgaaggTATAATTTTGATGCTTTCTTTATTCGTATGAGAGAAAAATGCTGCACAACTAAGAGTATAATTCTCTTCATTTTACCAGTATTTACGTACTTCGAAAAATGGCAGACAAGAAGAGAATATGTTTGATCGTTTGCCTGTTCATTGAGTTTGTAATATATATTGTCAAATGAGCATAGTCTAGGCGATATTGCCAATGAGGATAGGTGTAGGCGATATTGGCAATGAATGCATTGGATTCTTGTTCCAGATACTTCCTCAGGGTTCAGTTTTTAATCTATAAATTAATATGAAACTGAGGTACACTCCCGTGTGTTGTTTTCATTGTTTAGAAGGTCCTCTAAGGTTCATTCAGTTCTGGGTTTCAAACAAAATGGAGAAACCAGACATGGTTTTTAATGGACATGATGGATATGATGCTGTTGTTGTAGGGTCTGGATATGGTGGTTCAGTTGCTGCTTATAGGTTATCAATGGCTGGAGTCAAAGTATGCCTAGTTGAAAAAGGTCAAAAATGGGAAGCTAAGGATTTTCCAACAAATAGTTTCAAAATCATATCAGCTTTGACGATGGAGAGTCAAAATTTGGGTGTCAGCTTTGGACCAAAGGATGCTTTGTTTCAGGTCAGTCTCATTTTCATTGTTATGAACATGGCTTTGAAACTTGTATGAACAAAACTTGTTATTGAAATTACAGGTTTATGAACAAAATGATTCACTGGCAGCAATGGCTTGTGGACTTGGTGGAGGGTCACTAGTGAATGCAGGAGTTATGGTGCCAACCCCAGTTCGAACTCGAAGAAGTTCGAAATGGCCAAAGGAATGGGAAACTGATTGGGATAGCTGTGAAACTTCTGCTGCTACAATGATGAGAATACAAAGTGTTCCTCTCCAGTTCCCCATTGCCAAAATCATGAAACTAATTGATGTGGGAGAGGTTGAAGATATGGTTCTGGATTCAATTAAACTAAGCATGAATTTTGATATTGAAGACTCTTCATCTAGATTACCCAAGCATCAAAATATGGATACATGCATAGGCTGTGGAAACTGTCTAGCTGGATGTCCTTATAATGCCAAGAATTCTACTGACAAAAACTATCTTGCATCAGCAATTCAGGCATGTGCTCTTCAACTTGGGATATTGGAAGAATCAGATTAACATAGGTCAACATCATGTCAAAATGTACACATATTCTTGTTCATTTTATCTAAAATTAGAACTTGTTGTGATGCAGGCAGGATGTGTTGTTAAAACAGGGTGTCAAGTTCATTATGTTGTTAAAAAATCATATGAAACTGAccaaaatggtgaaattggtgGAAAAAGAAGGTGGCTTGTTTACTTGAATGATATGGACTATATAAAAGCTGATTTTGTGATCTTGTCAGGTATCAATCAATGGTGAAATTATTAGATATACatccaaattttttgttttcaaaatcttcTAAAAGCTTAAATTTTATGTTCCACAGCTGGAGTGTTTGGCACAACTGCAATACTTTTCAACTCACAAATGAGAGGATTAAAGCTCTCAAAAGCACTTGGTTCTGGTTTCAGCTGAAATGGAAATACCGTTGCTTATCTTTGTGGAAGCAATGGACCTTTGAATGGTTATGGACTAGACAAAAAGCAACTGTCAAAGATACCTATTCAAGCACGGCCGGGACCATCCATCTCATCATCTTACTCTTCTTCATTGGGTTTTACAATCCAGGTTCGAGCACTAAATAGCTTCGACTCTTCATTTTTAAGTATTCGTATTCAACTCATATACATTGATACCAACCATGATTCTCAAAAGGCCTTAAATGGCAAATTATGGAGTTGTTGCATTGACTTTGTATTCATTCATTgaccttcttttctttttggtgCAGAGTGCTGTACTTCCTACAGCTTATCCTTACCTGTTGTTTAAAGGTATTACAACATTTGGATGGCCAACTGGTTACTGGTTTTTTCATGGCATTATTGACAAGCTGAAACATCTGATAGGTTCTAAGTCAAGCCAAGCTATGGTGCTCCTTGCTATGGGACATGACAAGAGTGATGGAAAAATCATATTAGATaaagaaacaaataaaattatCTTTAGTCCTCCCCATGATCCTTTACTTCCCCAAAAAGTTAAGGCCTTTCAGAAGATCACTAAGAAATTAGGTGGAATTCTATTCATGTCAAGGTTCCGTAGCGCATCGGTACATCTTCTAGGTGGTTGCAATGCATCATCAGATTCTTCAGATGGTGTCTGTAATCCAAATGGTCAGGTTTTTGATCCAGAGGTCCCTGGTCTTGTCCACCAAGGTCTCTTTGTTTGTGATGCTTCACTAATTCCATGTTCTGTTGGTGTAAATCCATGCCTTACGATCGCAGCAGCCGCTGAGCATGTATGTAAGGACTTAGTGAATAATGTTCTCAAGTACAAAACCAAAACTTGTACAAATTATGTTTCTAAAGTGGTTGATCAAAATCCACATATTGAAACACATGATACTTTAAAAAGCAGTGAGACATCATATGTGTTAGTCAAAGAAACCTTGAGAGGTTATATAGCAGGTATGCCATGCACTGCTACTCTCAGAATGAAGATAAACTTTCAGAACTCGAACGATTTTGATGATTGGAATTATTCGATTATGCGAAAATCTCTTGTAACTTTGAAAGGGAAAGTCGGCGGTTATGTCGTTTTTCGAGCCATTGAAAAGGATAAGTTGCATGTTATAGATGGTGAAATAAAAATGTTTGAAGTAAATTACAGAACACCTTATACACAATATATGCACTATCGTCTTCTCCTTGCAGCTGCTTCGGGTTCAAGGTACAATAAAGCATCAATTTTCTGTCCTTTTTAACTATCTCCCTCTTTTTTACCACAAAATTTATAACATTAATCAAATGCAGATATGTTCTTGAGGGAAAGAAGATAATGAATCCTTATCTATTTGCAATATTTTCTCTGAAGGAGACAACAACGTTGTATGTAACATTCAAAAGGGTTTCTGGAAACTTTGCTGAG contains the following coding sequences:
- the LOC108466279 gene encoding LOW QUALITY PROTEIN: uncharacterized protein LOC108466279 (The sequence of the model RefSeq protein was modified relative to this genomic sequence to represent the inferred CDS: deleted 1 base in 1 codon; substituted 1 base at 1 genomic stop codon); the encoded protein is MKLRYTPVCCFHCLEGPLRFIQFWVSNKMEKPDMVFNGHDGYDAVVVGSGYGGSVAAYRLSMAGVKVCLVEKGQKWEAKDFPTNSFKIISALTMESQNLGVSFGPKDALFQVYEQNDSLAAMACGLGGGSLVNAGVMVPTPVRTRRSSKWPKEWETDWDSCETSAATMMRIQSVPLQFPIAKIMKLIDVGEVEDMVLDSIKLSMNFDIEDSSSRLPKHQNMDTCIGCGNCLAGCPYNAKNSTDKNYLASAIQAGCVVKTGCQVHYVVKKSYETDQNGEIGGKRRWLVYLNDMDYIKADFVILSAGVFGTTAILFNSQMRGLKLSKALGSGFSXNGNTVAYLCGSNGPLNGYGLDKKQLSKIPIQARPGPSISSSYSSSLGFTIQSAVLPTAYPYLLFKGITTFGWPTGYWFFHGIIDKLKHLIGSKSSQAMVLLAMGHDKSDGKIILDKETNKIIFSPPHDPLLPQKVKAFQKITKKLGGILFMSRFRSASVHLLGGCNASSDSSDGVCNPNGQVFDPEVPGLVHQGLFVCDASLIPCSVGVNPCLTIAAAAEHVCKDLVNNVLKYKTKTCTNYVSKVVDQNPHIETHDTLKSSETSYVLVKETLRGYIAGMPCTATLRMKINFQNSNDFDDWNYSIMRKSLVTLKGKVGGYVVFRAIEKDKLHVIDGEIKMFEVNYRTPYTQYMHYRLLLAAASGSRYVLEGKKIMNPYLFAIFSLKETTTLYVTFKRVSGNFAEDHHVGLNLEGKLKVSMIQLLKTLLSLEGNGKGRFLHLFLLHLLRTYILKIPQGIHKEYTPTDSYNNSYPTSTFHELETGDGCIISCRRWNCSHSRLKFNEEKHPVLLLNGHSTESFCLPTEPNDLIRTLLTEGHEIWLLQPRLHPLNPSNNFTIEDIGRYDIPAVISKICEFHGPSMKVHVVAHCVGGLAIHIAVMGGHVSPTQIASLCCTNSSMFFKLSTLATVKMWLPLVSISMALLGKNKTPPLLDTSKASLRHRLLMYIARWIPRYERCTCNECEVFSGIFGNTFRHQNLTPTMHHWLNKQSTTKLPMAAFPHLRKICKSGFIVDSKGNNSYLIHPERMAVSTLYISGGRSLLVTPETTFLANKYVKLHQPGFRHKRVVVDGFGHSDLLIGEESCKEVSPYIVSHLRLCEEGKDIVMINKEKKDGKEALDWAADPYHGYGGSESCLFSPLLVLFLVLLLVFMVSSFSTLLKNY